In Bacteriovorax sp. Seq25_V, a single genomic region encodes these proteins:
- a CDS encoding leucine-rich repeat domain-containing protein has translation MSSLVIKLRKGVTEINWDKYDYHFITRVEIFSNDLAAINCPTDFPTDRIKSVELNCPALKKLPSFLGSCLRLEILKIKNCVQINFDNHEYDFDVLKTLQLANLELKEVPKWLAICHELETLDLQGNAICELPDFLKELKAIRRINLDHNRLTHLPNFLKDLPKLNHLSVDGNQFDEDEVLRINQVFKITI, from the coding sequence ATGAGCAGTTTAGTAATAAAACTTAGAAAAGGTGTGACAGAAATAAATTGGGATAAGTACGATTATCACTTCATCACACGCGTTGAAATTTTTTCCAATGACCTCGCAGCAATAAACTGTCCAACAGATTTTCCAACCGATAGAATTAAATCAGTTGAACTCAACTGCCCGGCCTTGAAGAAACTCCCTTCGTTTCTAGGAAGCTGCTTACGATTAGAAATTTTAAAGATTAAGAATTGCGTTCAAATAAACTTTGATAACCATGAATACGATTTTGATGTCTTGAAAACTTTGCAACTAGCAAACCTTGAATTAAAAGAAGTACCAAAGTGGCTAGCAATTTGTCACGAGCTTGAGACTCTCGACCTGCAAGGAAACGCAATTTGCGAACTTCCAGATTTTTTAAAAGAGTTAAAAGCAATACGAAGAATAAATCTTGACCACAATAGACTTACTCACCTTCCAAACTTTTTAAAAGATTTACCAAAGCTCAATCACCTCTCTGTTGATGGAAATCAATTTGATGAGGATGAAGTTCTGCGTATTAACCAGGTTTTTAAGATTACAATCTAA
- the panD gene encoding aspartate 1-decarboxylase — MREVLQSKIHKAYVTQADLGYIGSITIDEELLELVDLWPGQKVLIVSNTSGARLETYVIKGERGSGEICVNGAAAHLVKKGDEIIIISFTFSDSPVTPKQILVNEKNQFVQFL, encoded by the coding sequence ATGAGAGAAGTATTACAATCAAAAATTCATAAGGCCTACGTTACCCAAGCTGATCTTGGTTACATCGGGTCAATAACAATTGATGAAGAGCTTCTCGAGCTAGTAGATCTATGGCCAGGCCAAAAAGTTCTTATTGTATCAAATACGTCGGGTGCAAGGCTAGAAACTTACGTTATTAAAGGCGAAAGAGGCTCAGGTGAGATCTGTGTAAACGGAGCGGCAGCACATCTTGTAAAAAAAGGCGATGAAATCATCATCATCTCTTTCACCTTTTCTGATAGCCCAGTTACACCAAAACAGATTCTTGTTAACGAAAAGAACCAATTCGTACAATTTCTCTAA
- the serB gene encoding phosphoserine phosphatase SerB has translation MTITSKDNFEGKNLLIKISGPDHPGITARLMKIVSENNTPVLDIGQSVTHGLLSLSFVLKIDENCASSDHVIKELLFESYKMGMTLDYKVVESLLDTVAKDEEKFILNCVAPVNITPHFIRDISSTLAKFNVNILRIDKVSPTEFTSLEILTIVPVSTDHKKLKEELIGVSNTHKIDIAFLKDNVFRRSKRLIVFDMDSTLIQAEVIDELAKAHGVGDEISEITEQAMNGELDFNQSLTKRVSMLKGLDAKVMHDILEKLPLTPGVEEFVQTIKKLGYKVAIISGGFTYFANALKEKLKLDYAFANELEIIDGKLTGNVLGTIVNADQKAILVSLIAQQENISLEQVVAIGDGANDLPMLSQAGLGIAFHAKDIVKKAAQNHMSHGPMTSILYFLGIPGSLK, from the coding sequence ATGACAATAACTTCAAAAGATAACTTCGAAGGAAAAAATCTTTTAATCAAAATCTCAGGGCCTGACCATCCTGGTATTACTGCACGACTAATGAAGATCGTCAGTGAGAATAATACTCCTGTTCTCGACATTGGTCAGTCTGTTACACATGGACTTCTATCACTAAGCTTTGTTTTAAAAATAGATGAAAACTGTGCAAGTAGCGATCATGTTATTAAAGAGCTTCTTTTCGAGTCATATAAAATGGGAATGACACTTGATTATAAAGTTGTCGAGTCCCTGCTTGATACTGTAGCTAAGGATGAAGAGAAATTTATCCTTAACTGTGTTGCTCCGGTAAATATCACTCCGCACTTTATACGCGATATTTCGTCAACTCTGGCAAAATTTAACGTGAATATTCTTCGAATTGATAAAGTGTCTCCCACTGAATTTACTTCACTAGAGATTCTGACGATTGTTCCAGTAAGTACAGATCATAAGAAATTAAAAGAAGAACTTATTGGAGTTTCTAATACCCATAAGATTGATATCGCATTTTTAAAAGATAATGTTTTTAGAAGGTCTAAGAGACTCATCGTATTTGATATGGACTCTACCCTCATTCAAGCCGAAGTAATTGATGAACTTGCAAAGGCCCACGGAGTTGGTGATGAGATCTCAGAAATTACAGAGCAAGCGATGAATGGTGAGTTAGACTTTAATCAGTCGCTGACAAAACGAGTTTCAATGCTTAAAGGACTTGATGCAAAAGTCATGCACGACATTCTCGAAAAACTTCCACTAACTCCAGGTGTTGAAGAATTTGTTCAAACAATTAAAAAGCTTGGTTACAAAGTCGCCATCATCTCAGGAGGATTTACATACTTTGCAAATGCCTTAAAAGAGAAATTAAAACTTGATTACGCTTTTGCAAATGAACTGGAAATTATTGATGGAAAACTAACTGGAAATGTTTTAGGAACAATAGTTAATGCTGATCAAAAAGCAATTCTAGTAAGCCTAATTGCTCAACAGGAAAATATCTCACTAGAGCAAGTAGTGGCAATCGGTGATGGTGCGAATGATCTTCCAATGCTTTCACAAGCAGGACTTGGAATTGCTTTCCACGCTAAAGACATTGTCAAAAAAGCTGCTCAGAACCACATGTCTCATGGGCCTATGACCTCAATCCTTTACTTCTTGGGAATTCCAGGAAGCCTTAAATAA
- the pgsA gene encoding CDP-diacylglycerol--glycerol-3-phosphate 3-phosphatidyltransferase — translation MENQTNQINIDNLDKNAPVDEWEIDNLPNRLTILRMFLIPVIIGSLYVTTFELSWSEELKKTLGYVAAWTFVAASITDFFDGYIARKRKIVTVFGSFLDPIADKFLVVSSLILLNNLSRIPVLVVVVLVLREMYMTALRLLAMERGIKVPVSSLGKWKTTFQMIAIPMLMAWDKPYGISFPLLGTIFIYLSFFFSVYSAILYTGGLLQKIKTARAQKKNSAH, via the coding sequence ATGGAAAATCAAACAAATCAAATTAACATTGATAATCTTGACAAAAATGCTCCCGTAGATGAGTGGGAAATCGATAACCTTCCAAATCGTCTTACAATTTTGAGAATGTTTTTGATTCCAGTCATTATTGGCTCTCTCTATGTAACAACTTTCGAACTGTCATGGTCTGAGGAACTGAAAAAGACCCTAGGCTACGTCGCTGCATGGACATTTGTAGCGGCCTCAATCACAGATTTCTTTGATGGCTATATTGCGCGAAAGAGAAAAATAGTTACCGTATTTGGCTCTTTCCTCGATCCAATTGCCGACAAATTCTTGGTTGTCTCTTCACTAATTCTCTTAAACAATCTTAGCCGCATTCCTGTGCTCGTAGTGGTTGTTTTAGTTCTTAGAGAAATGTACATGACGGCCCTAAGGCTTCTTGCAATGGAGCGTGGGATAAAAGTACCTGTGAGCAGTCTCGGAAAATGGAAAACGACCTTTCAAATGATAGCAATCCCGATGCTCATGGCCTGGGATAAACCTTATGGAATTTCATTTCCACTTTTAGGGACTATTTTTATCTATTTATCATTCTTCTTCTCAGTCTATTCGGCGATTCTTTATACCGGAGGATTATTGCAGAAGATCAAAACAGCGCGCGCTCAAAAGAAAAATTCAGCGCATTAG
- a CDS encoding PilZ domain-containing protein, giving the protein MERHLNLIKTGHQEIEKRIFPRFPFSYLVFRANSNAKSYQVKDISYNGMSIALKDGESTFSEGDSISGEIHWHGVKVEVSMLVRRVSADSIGVEFTGGRSTEIAMKDFLSISNIAKSMKPIHEYKDQMEIPSNLSFWLRCDGPFELFIWKHADGEVSKIQIIMMANFIEWNDGKGLSSGKILSVRNTDTPLTNEEEFEFLIDDKLDEEKLDFAKEIIREINHDLLSKEVYDFICLKLSVS; this is encoded by the coding sequence ATGGAGAGACATCTTAATCTTATCAAAACTGGTCATCAAGAAATTGAAAAGCGTATTTTTCCACGTTTTCCATTCAGCTACCTAGTTTTTAGAGCAAATAGTAACGCAAAAAGTTATCAGGTTAAAGATATCTCTTATAATGGGATGAGCATTGCTCTTAAAGATGGAGAGTCTACTTTTTCCGAAGGAGATAGCATTTCTGGTGAAATTCACTGGCACGGTGTTAAAGTTGAAGTCTCAATGCTTGTGAGAAGAGTATCTGCTGATTCAATTGGTGTGGAGTTTACTGGTGGGCGTTCTACAGAAATTGCTATGAAGGATTTTCTTTCAATTTCTAATATTGCAAAAAGTATGAAACCGATTCATGAATACAAAGATCAAATGGAAATACCATCAAATCTATCTTTCTGGCTTCGTTGTGATGGGCCTTTCGAATTATTTATCTGGAAGCATGCTGATGGTGAAGTGAGTAAAATTCAAATTATTATGATGGCCAACTTCATTGAGTGGAACGATGGTAAAGGCTTAAGCAGTGGAAAAATTCTATCGGTGAGAAATACTGATACGCCACTGACGAATGAGGAAGAGTTTGAATTTCTGATTGATGATAAGTTAGATGAAGAAAAACTAGATTTTGCGAAGGAAATCATCAGAGAAATTAATCATGATTTACTCTCAAAAGAAGTGTATGACTTCATATGCTTAAAACTTAGTGTTTCTTAA
- the glpX gene encoding class II fructose-bisphosphatase: MNRNLALEFVRVTEMAAIASARLMGRGDEKAADQAAVDAMRTMLDSVDCHATVVIGEGERDEAPMLYIGEKVGAGNGPELEIALDPLEGTTVCATGGYNSISVMAIAEKGCLLHAPDTYMEKIAVGPEGKGVIDINESPAENLKRLAEAKKCRVQDLTAVVLDRPRHEKLISDIRNAGARIQLIGDGDVSAAIACAEPESGIDILFGIGGAPEGVIAAAALRCVGGDFQGRLKPRNEEEVKRAHAMGVTDINKVFQIEELASGHVMFCATGVTSGSFLKGVQFKSWGAITHSIVMRSQSGTIRKITAEHHFDTKPRY; encoded by the coding sequence ATGAACAGAAACCTTGCTCTTGAATTTGTACGTGTTACAGAAATGGCCGCTATTGCTAGTGCGCGATTAATGGGAAGAGGTGATGAGAAGGCTGCAGACCAGGCAGCCGTGGATGCCATGAGAACAATGCTTGATTCTGTTGATTGTCATGCAACGGTTGTTATCGGAGAAGGTGAAAGAGATGAAGCGCCAATGCTATATATTGGAGAGAAAGTTGGTGCTGGTAATGGACCAGAACTTGAAATCGCTCTTGACCCACTAGAGGGAACAACAGTTTGTGCTACTGGTGGATATAATTCTATTTCAGTTATGGCCATCGCTGAAAAGGGATGCTTACTTCATGCTCCTGATACATATATGGAAAAAATCGCTGTTGGTCCGGAAGGAAAAGGCGTGATTGATATTAATGAATCTCCAGCTGAAAACTTAAAGAGACTTGCAGAAGCAAAAAAATGTCGCGTTCAAGATTTAACAGCTGTTGTTCTCGATAGACCAAGACACGAAAAACTAATCTCTGATATTAGAAATGCTGGAGCTCGTATTCAGCTTATTGGAGATGGGGACGTTTCAGCAGCTATCGCTTGTGCGGAACCTGAAAGTGGTATTGATATCCTTTTTGGTATCGGTGGAGCTCCTGAAGGTGTAATCGCTGCTGCAGCACTTCGTTGTGTTGGAGGTGATTTCCAAGGACGTTTAAAACCACGCAATGAAGAAGAAGTTAAGAGAGCACATGCAATGGGTGTGACAGATATTAACAAAGTATTCCAAATTGAAGAGCTTGCTTCAGGGCATGTCATGTTCTGTGCAACTGGTGTGACATCGGGGAGCTTTTTAAAAGGTGTACAATTTAAGTCATGGGGAGCAATTACTCATTCAATCGTAATGAGAAGTCAGTCTGGAACAATCAGAAAGATTACAGCTGAGCACCACTTTGATACAAAGCCGAGGTACTAA
- a CDS encoding type II toxin-antitoxin system RatA family toxin, producing MAKAQRTEVFEIDIQKFYNVIIDYKSYPDFVLGVNSIEVLEQDDNGARVKYSIDMIKKLTYILNLKHKAPNSVSWTFESGDLFKINQGGWELKDLGNGKTEVTYSIELDIKGFIPGSGMIVNKLTETSLPSMMKSYFERAKSL from the coding sequence ATGGCAAAGGCACAAAGAACAGAAGTTTTTGAAATTGATATTCAAAAATTCTACAATGTAATAATTGATTATAAGAGCTACCCAGATTTCGTTTTAGGCGTTAATTCTATCGAAGTTCTTGAACAAGATGATAATGGTGCAAGAGTAAAGTATTCAATCGATATGATTAAAAAGCTTACTTATATTCTAAATCTAAAGCACAAAGCACCTAATAGTGTTTCATGGACATTTGAGTCGGGTGATCTCTTTAAGATCAACCAAGGTGGTTGGGAACTTAAAGATCTTGGTAATGGGAAAACTGAAGTTACTTATTCAATCGAACTCGATATCAAAGGATTTATTCCAGGATCGGGAATGATTGTAAATAAACTGACTGAAACTTCACTGCCATCAATGATGAAATCTTATTTTGAGAGAGCGAAATCTTTATGA
- a CDS encoding YggS family pyridoxal phosphate-dependent enzyme: MDRKLLIQKNLKKIEQDIATYKQVDNVTLVAVTKYGDYSDVERLYELGHRDFGENRVEALEEKQEFVKRLGHSDLRWHFIGNLQSNKIERLMSIENLVAIHSISKFDHLTKISKHQKHPLDIFIQVNTSHEDEKSGLENFEELQEFYERFLESHFQGLILKGLMTMGRIRTEDVALSAKECFSKLSEMKMKLDEGLSLSMGMSSDYIYALENGANYLRIGSTLFKSI; encoded by the coding sequence ATGGATCGCAAACTACTGATTCAAAAAAATCTTAAAAAAATAGAACAAGATATAGCGACTTATAAGCAAGTTGATAATGTCACATTAGTCGCCGTCACGAAGTACGGCGATTACAGTGATGTCGAGCGACTCTACGAGCTTGGCCATCGTGACTTCGGTGAGAATCGCGTTGAGGCCCTTGAAGAAAAGCAAGAATTTGTTAAAAGACTCGGTCACTCTGATCTTCGTTGGCACTTTATCGGAAATCTTCAAAGTAATAAGATTGAGCGCCTGATGAGTATTGAAAACCTTGTGGCCATTCATTCGATTTCTAAGTTCGATCATTTGACAAAGATTTCAAAACATCAAAAACACCCACTCGATATTTTTATTCAAGTTAACACTTCCCATGAAGATGAAAAGAGTGGCCTTGAAAACTTTGAAGAACTTCAAGAATTTTACGAAAGATTTCTAGAGTCTCATTTCCAAGGTTTAATTCTCAAGGGTTTGATGACAATGGGAAGAATTAGAACTGAAGATGTGGCCTTAAGTGCTAAGGAGTGTTTCAGTAAATTATCTGAGATGAAAATGAAACTAGATGAAGGCCTATCTCTCTCGATGGGAATGAGTTCAGACTATATTTATGCCCTTGAAAATGGTGCAAACTATCTGCGAATTGGCTCTACACTGTTTAAATCTATCTAA
- a CDS encoding isopenicillin N synthase family oxygenase — protein MNQTLREVPSLSLMSYINGTTNDQIKFVDNLMFGLKEYGFIILNDHTVDQAKVDEAYEMVKTFFKLPVAEKLKYAGVEGGQRGYTPFGMEHAKNNPYPDLKEFWHVGRDLAATSAYKGIYPENVWPSEVPNFKAAFQSLYQSMDITANTLLEAIGKGLDVPAGFFEDMINDGNSILRTIHYPPTKGHDTETSIRAAAHEDINLITMLVGATSSGLQLLDRDGTWLDVDSKPGQLVVDSGDMMARLTNNVLPATTHRVINPDNDGSERFSMPYFVHPHSNASLACLPSCIGEGKKFEDITAGEFLTQRLREIGLLK, from the coding sequence ATGAACCAAACATTGAGAGAAGTACCAAGCTTGAGCTTGATGAGCTATATCAACGGTACAACTAATGACCAAATTAAATTCGTAGATAATTTAATGTTTGGTCTCAAAGAGTATGGTTTTATCATTCTTAATGATCATACTGTTGATCAAGCGAAAGTTGATGAAGCATATGAAATGGTTAAAACATTCTTCAAACTTCCTGTTGCTGAAAAATTAAAATATGCTGGTGTTGAAGGTGGACAACGTGGCTACACTCCATTTGGAATGGAGCATGCTAAAAATAATCCATATCCAGACTTAAAAGAATTCTGGCATGTTGGTAGAGATCTCGCAGCAACTTCTGCATACAAAGGTATATACCCAGAAAATGTTTGGCCATCAGAGGTTCCGAATTTTAAAGCGGCCTTTCAGTCTCTTTACCAATCAATGGACATCACTGCAAATACGCTTCTTGAAGCGATCGGGAAGGGGCTTGATGTTCCAGCTGGCTTCTTTGAAGACATGATTAATGATGGTAATTCAATCCTTAGAACTATTCATTACCCACCAACAAAGGGTCATGACACTGAAACTTCAATTAGAGCTGCAGCTCACGAAGATATTAACCTTATCACAATGCTTGTAGGTGCTACTTCTTCAGGTCTTCAACTTCTTGATAGAGATGGAACTTGGTTAGACGTTGATTCAAAGCCAGGTCAACTTGTTGTTGATAGTGGTGATATGATGGCAAGGCTGACAAATAATGTTCTTCCTGCAACAACTCACAGAGTAATCAATCCAGATAACGATGGAAGCGAGAGATTCTCAATGCCATACTTTGTTCATCCACATTCGAATGCAAGCCTTGCTTGTCTTCCATCTTGTATCGGAGAAGGGAAGAAATTTGAAGATATCACTGCAGGCGAGTTTCTAACTCAGAGACTTAGAGAAATCGGACTACTAAAATAA
- a CDS encoding M48 family metalloprotease, whose translation MRKGLLALVLVMMATFTNACDEHGVTGIVEKNDLYIPVGQKSNGGLTEEEFNDIIDKVESIYKPIIAQEFNATLSVERNWTDGTVNAYASQSGRNWKVAMFGGLARHETITRDGFATVICHEIGHHIGGAPKKKSFWSSSWASNEGQADYFGTSKCLRRFMELDDNATIVSKMEIPTTVEKKCSVFTTENEIAMCQRGAMAGMSLANLFHALRNLQTPLKFDTPDSRVVTTTDDNHPAPQCRLDTYFSGAICTVDHEVDASQTDAKIGFCNRVDGMTDGVRPLCWYKPSAN comes from the coding sequence ATGAGAAAGGGACTTCTAGCACTAGTATTAGTGATGATGGCAACGTTTACGAACGCTTGTGATGAACACGGTGTAACAGGAATTGTAGAAAAGAATGATCTATACATCCCAGTTGGACAAAAAAGTAATGGTGGATTAACAGAAGAAGAATTCAATGACATTATTGACAAGGTAGAAAGTATCTACAAGCCAATTATTGCTCAAGAATTTAACGCGACTCTATCTGTTGAAAGAAATTGGACTGATGGAACAGTTAACGCTTATGCAAGTCAAAGTGGAAGAAACTGGAAAGTAGCAATGTTTGGTGGTTTAGCTCGTCACGAGACAATCACAAGAGATGGTTTTGCTACAGTTATTTGTCACGAAATTGGTCACCACATTGGTGGAGCACCAAAAAAGAAGAGCTTTTGGTCATCTTCATGGGCATCAAACGAAGGTCAAGCTGATTACTTTGGAACTTCTAAATGTTTAAGAAGATTCATGGAACTTGATGACAACGCGACTATCGTATCAAAAATGGAAATTCCTACTACTGTAGAAAAGAAATGTTCTGTTTTTACAACTGAAAATGAAATTGCAATGTGTCAAAGAGGAGCAATGGCCGGTATGTCTTTAGCAAACCTTTTCCACGCTCTAAGAAACCTTCAAACTCCACTTAAGTTTGATACTCCAGACTCAAGAGTTGTTACTACAACTGATGACAATCACCCTGCGCCACAGTGTCGCTTAGATACTTACTTCTCTGGAGCGATCTGTACAGTTGACCACGAAGTAGACGCTTCTCAAACAGATGCTAAAATCGGTTTCTGCAACAGAGTTGACGGTATGACTGACGGTGTAAGACCACTTTGTTGGTACAAGCCATCGGCTAACTAA
- a CDS encoding response regulator, whose product MNVLIVDDEKIIIDSLHMILAESTLFKNIVQASDGSDACKKIDKLDFDLVVVDINMPKVDGLSVIKYIREKSGNNPEILLISGGFNHQNVQVASDFKIKHVLAKPFNAKKFVSKLTDIIQEIKNKNIAA is encoded by the coding sequence ATGAACGTTTTAATTGTAGATGATGAAAAAATAATTATCGATTCTTTACACATGATTCTTGCAGAATCTACTTTATTTAAAAATATTGTTCAGGCTTCAGATGGATCAGATGCATGCAAGAAAATCGATAAGCTTGATTTTGATCTTGTTGTTGTTGATATCAACATGCCAAAGGTTGATGGTCTGAGTGTTATTAAATATATTCGTGAGAAGTCGGGAAACAATCCCGAGATTCTTCTTATATCAGGTGGATTCAATCATCAAAATGTTCAAGTAGCATCAGACTTTAAAATCAAACATGTACTAGCAAAACCATTTAACGCCAAGAAATTTGTTTCAAAACTAACAGACATTATTCAAGAAATTAAAAATAAAAATATCGCGGCTTAA
- a CDS encoding cyclic nucleotide-binding/CBS domain-containing protein, with protein MTELFEVLEYTIDEISSQKAKYVIQTDPVKKAIDIMRDNRTGCCLVVDSSMNLCGIFTERDVLNYIIDKPEYLDQPVEKFMTRNPQTIGGNESMVIALQMMSNGNFRNLPIVNLEGKPTGMIAISDIMKFIAGRLNEK; from the coding sequence ATGACAGAATTATTTGAAGTGCTGGAATATACAATTGATGAAATCTCATCTCAAAAAGCTAAGTATGTGATCCAAACAGATCCCGTCAAGAAGGCCATTGATATCATGAGAGATAATCGAACAGGCTGTTGCCTCGTGGTTGATTCCTCTATGAATCTTTGTGGAATCTTTACCGAGCGTGATGTATTAAACTACATAATAGATAAGCCAGAGTACCTCGATCAGCCAGTTGAGAAGTTTATGACACGAAATCCACAAACGATTGGCGGCAACGAATCCATGGTTATTGCACTACAAATGATGAGTAACGGAAACTTTAGGAACTTACCTATTGTCAATCTCGAAGGCAAACCTACCGGAATGATAGCAATTAGTGACATAATGAAGTTTATCGCTGGCCGCTTAAATGAAAAGTGA
- a CDS encoding CpaF family protein → MSSVFNDAIASLLSPIGDLLADEGVSEVMINGPHEIFVEKKGLVYKVPNQFNDEGHLLSAMRAIAQSVHRTIDDDNPRLDARLPDGSRIHVVLPPMAKNGTTVAIRKFSKEKLTLKDMIAFGSLSDIGARFLDICVFLGKNILVSGGTGSGKTTMLNVLGSRMPKTQRLIIIEDAAELQVKADHVVNFETRKADPLKGVDEVTIRELVISAMRLRPDRIIVGEVRGDEALDLVQVMNTGHDGSMGTVHANTPLDACTRLETLCLMGDTKIPPDAIRKMVGSALQIIVQCNRYHDGGRRTSAISEVLGVDEKGQYIVRDIFKWVQKGKDPETGKYIGEMVPCNYVPTFFEDIVVNKLPFPKNNFLAPDWAKEFVKKKAA, encoded by the coding sequence ATGTCTTCAGTATTTAACGATGCCATTGCCAGTTTGCTTTCTCCAATCGGTGATCTTCTTGCAGATGAGGGTGTCTCTGAAGTTATGATAAATGGACCGCACGAAATTTTCGTTGAAAAAAAAGGTCTCGTATATAAAGTTCCAAATCAATTTAATGACGAAGGACATTTATTATCAGCAATGAGAGCGATTGCTCAATCTGTTCATCGTACCATTGATGATGACAATCCACGTCTGGATGCACGTTTACCGGATGGTTCACGTATTCACGTTGTTTTGCCACCAATGGCAAAGAATGGAACAACGGTTGCGATTAGAAAATTTTCAAAAGAAAAGCTGACGTTGAAAGATATGATTGCCTTTGGTTCTCTCTCTGATATTGGTGCGCGCTTCTTAGATATTTGTGTGTTTCTAGGAAAGAATATTCTTGTCTCTGGTGGGACAGGCTCTGGAAAGACAACGATGCTAAATGTTTTAGGAAGTCGAATGCCTAAGACTCAACGTCTTATCATAATCGAAGATGCGGCCGAGCTTCAGGTGAAGGCCGATCACGTTGTGAACTTTGAAACTCGTAAGGCCGACCCTTTAAAAGGTGTTGATGAAGTTACGATTAGAGAGCTTGTTATATCTGCCATGAGATTAAGACCAGATAGAATTATCGTTGGAGAGGTTCGTGGTGATGAAGCACTTGATTTAGTGCAAGTAATGAATACAGGTCATGATGGCTCGATGGGAACGGTTCACGCGAACACTCCGCTTGACGCTTGTACTCGTCTTGAAACCCTTTGCTTAATGGGGGATACCAAAATTCCTCCAGACGCGATTCGAAAAATGGTCGGAAGTGCTTTGCAGATTATTGTTCAGTGTAATCGTTACCACGATGGTGGACGCCGAACTTCTGCAATTTCTGAGGTTTTAGGTGTTGATGAAAAAGGTCAATACATCGTGCGAGATATTTTCAAGTGGGTACAAAAAGGTAAGGACCCTGAAACTGGAAAATATATAGGTGAGATGGTTCCTTGTAACTATGTCCCAACTTTCTTCGAAGATATTGTCGTAAATAAGCTCCCATTTCCTAAAAACAATTTTCTTGCACCAGATTGGGCCAAAGAATTTGTTAAGAAGAAGGCCGCTTAG
- the murI gene encoding glutamate racemase: MVKIGIFDSGIGGLSILREIAKLRLGIEMFYFADSLNNPYGQKDDSFVIARCEFIVETLEAKGANLIVVACNTATAIAIDHLREKYPHLVFVGVEPYINVINQRPELKTRRGVVLATPLTGNSKRFKALKERLDPNNLLDVFTPIHLAKLIEDNFFNKSHAFEFDVKKELLGLSNDYDYLILGCTHYPLIKPQLLSFLKGEMISPCPMVAMRVKNLLLGKFGMTEGDASATNFAFYQSGVSSDFKTLNIDEVFI; encoded by the coding sequence ATGGTGAAAATCGGTATTTTTGATTCTGGAATCGGTGGTCTTAGCATCTTGCGTGAGATTGCTAAGTTGCGTCTTGGAATAGAGATGTTCTATTTTGCAGATTCTCTCAATAATCCGTATGGGCAAAAGGATGACTCCTTTGTTATCGCGCGTTGCGAGTTTATTGTGGAAACTCTTGAAGCCAAAGGGGCTAATCTTATTGTTGTCGCCTGTAATACAGCTACCGCAATAGCTATTGATCACCTCAGGGAGAAATATCCTCATTTGGTTTTCGTTGGAGTTGAGCCTTATATCAATGTAATCAATCAACGCCCTGAGCTAAAGACGCGACGAGGAGTGGTACTTGCCACGCCTCTAACAGGGAACTCAAAAAGATTTAAGGCACTGAAAGAAAGACTTGATCCAAATAATTTACTCGATGTATTTACTCCCATTCATTTGGCCAAATTAATTGAAGATAATTTCTTCAATAAAAGTCATGCATTCGAATTTGACGTCAAGAAAGAACTTTTAGGTCTATCAAACGACTATGATTACCTAATTCTTGGTTGTACGCATTATCCTCTTATTAAACCGCAGCTACTTTCTTTTCTTAAGGGAGAGATGATCTCACCATGTCCGATGGTTGCAATGCGTGTAAAGAACCTTCTACTTGGAAAGTTTGGGATGACCGAAGGTGATGCCTCTGCTACAAATTTTGCTTTCTATCAGAGTGGTGTGTCATCTGATTTTAAAACTTTAAATATTGATGAAGTCTTTATATAA